From Paenibacillus sp. PL2-23:
CTCAATAATTTTGATCAATCCGCGAGCGGCGTCACCATTCGCAATAATATCGTCGATGAACAGCAGCTTATCCTCGCTGGACAAAAATTCTTTGGACACCATAATGTCAGTGACCATTCCCTTCGTAAAGGAAGGAACACGTTCGATATATACATCAGGGTCGGCGATCAGCGTTTTCTTCCTTCTGGCGAATACAAGCGGCACGCCCAGCACATACGCCGTCGCGAACGCCGCAGGGATGCCGGACGATTCAATCGTAATAACCTTCGTAATGCCGCTTTCCGCGAAGCGGTTGGCGAATTCATGACCCATCTCCATTGTAAGCGAAGGGTCCACCTGATGATTGATGATGGCATCCATTCGCAGCACATCGCTGGACAATACCGACGATTGCTCCAATATTCGTTGCTTCAACTTTTCCATAACCTTCTAACCTCCGCCAATAAACCCTTTTGGATAAATTACCACAGGACAACGAACAGCGCAACTAATCCTTGCAAACCTAAGGAATGTTTAACGATTATTTTGTATAATGAAGCAACAAGTCCGCCATAAAAAACGTTTAATATAGAGAGAGAAGCTTATAAGGGAGGAGATTACGATGAACGCGAACGCTCAATCGCAGCAGCGTTTCCTGAAGACAGCCGCGGCCTTCTCCGTTGCCATCGCGCTTGCCGCATGCCAAAGTCCCGCAGATCCGTCGAAGGAAGCCCAAGGACAAGCAGCCTCGCCTCAACCGCAATCCGCCAGCCCGGCTATTCCGTATGAGGAGCTTGAACCCCATACAAGCCATGACATTCCGGAACAAGAGGAGCAGGAGGATCTTGATGCGAGAACGGAGACCTCTTCCATGACTGCTTCCGGTAACAGCAAGCCTAAGACCAAGATGGAGCAATGGAGAGAGAGCTCCCCCGCACTGCTGGGCATATCCCTTCAAGACAGTCGCTCCGATGTGATCAATCAGCATGGCGAGCCCATTGACAGCTACGAGCTGCAGGACGCCTCCGGAAATATTGATGTAATGGAATATAAAGGCTATTCAGTCGGCATTGGCTCCAGCGGAACCGTTCAATTTGTTGAGGTGTATAGCTCAGATATTGGGACAGGCATTACCGGCCTGCGGGTCGGAGACAAGCCCGAGCAAGCCAAGCTTGAGCTAGGCAAGCCGGAGGAGGCCTCCGATTATTTGCTTATCTATCAAGGGACCGGCGCAAGCCTCCGAGTGGATATTGATCCCAAGCGGGATCAAATTGTCGCCCTGAAGCTCGTAGCAAAGCTATAACGCCAGTTCTCCATCTTTGTGTCATGCTTGTCTCCCCTTGGACATACCCTCTTATAGAGAAGGCATATGGAACGGGGGAAGCGAGCATGCATAATAAAATAAACCTGGGCAAGGTTCTGCAGATCGCGTCGACCTACATGGGCACCATTGTAGGAGCGGGCTTTGCTACAGGCCAGGAAATTTTGCAGTTTTTCACCAGATTCGGTTACTGGGGCGCCTTTACGATCGTCCTTGCGACCTTCCTGTTTATTTGGCTAGGCACCAAGATGATGTTGATCGCCAGCGAAATTCGAGCCAAATCCTACGAGGATCTCAATATTGCTCTGTTCGGGGAGCGCTATGGCAGAGTGATCAGTTTGTTTATGCTCATCATTCTGCTTGGGGTGACAGCCGTTATGCTCGCCGGCGCGGGCACAATTTTTTATGAGCATTGGAACATTTCGTATCAGGCTGGACTGCTTCTGACGATCGCTGGCAGCTTCTTGCTGCTGCGCAAAGGCATGAACGCGATTCTGACGGTTAATGCTGTTGTGGTGCCCGTCATGCTGTTGTTCACCGTGCTCGTCATGATCGATACGTTCAACACGCCCGGCGCGAATAAATTCGCAACCCTGACCACAGACTATTCCCCGTGGGCAGCGTGGGCTTCTCCATTCCTCTATGCCGCCTTCAACCTGTCGCTGGCGCAAGCTGTGCTCGTTCCGCTAGGCGCGGAAATCCGCGACAGGAAAACAATCATCGTCGGCTCCTGGCTCGGCGCGATCGGAATTGGCTTTATGCTGCTGGCCGGACATATCGCCTTATCCGTACATATGCCCGGCATTCAGCAATTCGCTATTCCAATGGGCGGCATCGCCAGACAGCTGGGCTACTATGTGCAATTTATATACATCTTCCTTATTTTCTCCGAAATATTTACGACCCTTATCGCCAATATTTACGGCTTGACGCTGCAGCTCGGTGAGCGGATGCGCTGGTCTCGCCAGCTTCTGACGATGGGCATCCTCCTCGTGTGCTATATTGCAAGCCAGATCGGCTTCGGTCCTCTTCTATCGACGCTGTACCCTTTATTCGGCCTCATCAGCCTAGGATGGCTTCTATTAATTGTACGAAGGAAGATGACTTGATTGTAAGGCATAGTCAATAGTCAAGCCATAGATTCCAGTGGAGCCTCCCGTTCACTTCCCTGCAGGGGTGTGTGCGGCTCCAGTGAGATCAGCTTTGCCTCCGGCACCGCCGTCAGCAATAAATCCCGCGTTTCCGGATGACACGTAAAAAATAAAATTTGCCGTTCCGCAGACAGCTCCGCAAGCAGGCTTACGGCCGCTTTTCGTCTCGAAGCATCGAAATTAACGAACAAATCGTCTAGCAGCAGCGGCAGCAATACGTCCTTGGACGCTTCCTTCGCCAGGGCCAGCCTCATCGCAAGATAGAGCTGCTCGGCCGTTCCGCGGCTGAGCATGCCGCTGTCCAGCACAACTCGGCCGCGATCCTCCACAGTCAGTCCTTCTCGCGCGGAAACCGCGTTTACGCGAATATATCGGCCTTCCGTTAGTCGCGCGAAGTAGGAGGACGCATGCCGAAGAACAACTGGCTGCCGCTCCTCTTCATATACACGTTTCGTTTGCTGGATTAAAGCCTTGGCAATGGTGAGAACGGCGTAGCGCTCCAGATCGGCATCCAGCTCCGTCCGAAGCATCTCCCGCTTGGTCAGCAGACTCGCCCTCTCCTCGGCTTGCGTCATCCCTTCAAGAGCTCCCTTGAGCTCGCCCTTGCGCTCCAGAAGCTCCCTCTGGTCATGCATGAGCTTGGCTTCCTGCGCCTTCAACGACTCCAACAGCTCCGACAGCTCCTGCTCATCGGTCTTTTCCAGCAGCTCCGACACCCCCTTAAGCTCATCCGGCATGAGTCCCGCCGAAAGCTCCACCTCCAGCCGTACCCGCTCGTTATCGAGCTGATCCAGCAAGCTTCTGTCCGCCAGCGCTTGGATGTAATCGGCTTCCTGAGCCGCTCCGAACCGGTCTAGCACGCTCCCTATACGGCTCTCAATATCCTGCAGCTCCGCTTCAAGTCCCGTCAGACGCTCTATGCATGCAGTGCGCTTAACCGCAAGCTGTCGCTGGTTATCCGATACTTGCTGATGCCTGGACACCTCAGCATGCAAAATGTGGAGGGCTGACACCGCATCCTCCTTCAGGCGCAGCTCCGCTTCACGATATCCCGCGCACAACGTTGCCGCCTCCCTCCCGTAGTCGGCGCATGCCTGCTCTGCCGCTTCGGCCTTGGCCGCCAAGCGATCCCATTGGCTCAGCCGCTCCAGCGCCTTCTCCGCCAGATCGAACGTCTCCAGCGTTGCCGCCGGGGTCATCTCCAAGGGCAAGCCTTGCTCGTCCAGCCACGCTCGCCACCTTCCCAGCTCCCGGTCTTGCTCCTGACGAAGCTGCTCCGCTGCTGCGCCCCTGGATTCCATATGATCAAGATGGCGACGGAGACGCGCTTCCGCATCCCATTGGGCTTGCATCGCCTGATCCCGCTCGGCGATCGCGTCCAGCCGCTCCTGCACCTCTACTCGCATGGCGGAGCGCAGGCCAGCGCCTCCCATGCGGCTCAGCCACAGCTTCATATCGGATGGAGCCGCAGGCTTCGCCAGCTCGCCAATGGCATGGAGGAGCGCGGACTCCGCAGCTCCTTCATGGGGACTGCTCCTGCTGAAGCGCCGCTCCTTCCCGGGGTTCATCCCCCTGGCCGCTTTCCTCCCCCGCATCCAGCTCCCGAACAGGAGCCCAACCGCGCCGCCAGTAAGCGCAACAGCCGCCATAGCTCCCATTGCGCCATAGTCACCGAAGAGTCCCAATGCCGAGGGAATGCCCAGCAATATACCTGCCCCCCCAAGCATGCTCCCTCCCATTGACATGCTCATCCCCCGGAAAGGCCTCTTCTCTCCATTGCGAGTCTTGGCGCCAGCCTCTTCAACCTCCCATACACGCAACGCCTCCTCGAATCCATGCCATGCCGATGTAAGAGCAAGCTTGCTATCCGGAAACACGCCGAACCGCCCTTCTCCGCTGCGCTTGAAGCGATCGGCTCCGCGCTTCGCCAGCCGCTCTGCTTCCAGTTGGCGATCGGTCAGCTCTCTCTCCTGGGCCCGGAGTCCATCCAGCTCCATGCCGATGCGCTCCTCTGACCGCCTGCATGCCTCCAGACGATCCATCGCCACTCGAACATAATCGCGCTCGGCGATCGTCATGCTCATCTGTCGCAGGCGCTTCTCCGTCCACTCCGGCGAAATGCCCCCAACCAAAACGCCAATCGACTCATCCAGCGCAAGCAGCTGGCTTCGCCATTCCGTCAATTCGCCATTCAAGGTCCTGAACCAATCGGCGCGTTGCAGCAGCGCCCTAAGCCCGTCCGATCTCGCCAGGATATCTTGGTCGAACGTTAAGCCCTCCCCCTGGCGGGCCAGCAACTGCAGTTCCATCCGCAGCTCCTCCGCTCTGCGCCGGGCGTCCTCCCTGCTCCGCTGCAGCTCCTCCCATGTTCGCTCCGCCCCGGGGGACAAGCCTTCCGTGTAGGAGAGCCTGCCCCGTTCCGCTTCAAGCTGCCGCTTGCGTAGCCAGGCCGGCCTCGCCGACAAGGCTCTTCGCGCGGCTCTCAGTCTGGCTTGAACAGCCGGAAGCCGGCCGGCCACCTCCCCTAATGCCTGCTCCGTGTCAGCTTCCTGCCGCCGGAGCTCGTTGAAGCGGCCGATATCATCGCTCAGCCTCCGCCATTCCGCTTCATTCTGCTCCAGCGCTTTAATGCCGGTATTCAGCTTCCGGCTGGCGCTTCTTGGACGGAACAGCTCGTCCAGCTCCTTGTGGAGCTCCTTCTCCGCGGCGGCAATTCCTGCCCCGCCCTCCCAGCCGGCTTGGTAGAGATGCCTGCCCAGCTCTTCGCCGGACAGCATGCCGATCTCATGCAGCTCTGTTAATGAAATCGCAAATAATGAACGATACAGCTTCTCGTGTATATGGCCCAGCATATCGTGCTCAAGCTGCCTCTGCTCCAGTGCGGTCTCCTTGAGTGCAGCATCTGCCGCAAGCCCTTCATGCCCGCCCAGCGGCCTCAGCATCGGACGGCCGCCGGCTGCATCGGCATAACGAAGCAGCATATAGCGTTCCCCTGCGCTTGTCTGGAACGCCAAGCGGCCGCCATGCCGGCCGCCGCGGACGGGCTCTGCCCTCTCCGCTGGGCTGCTGCGCCGCGCGAAGCCGTACAGCATCGCGCGGAAATAGCCCAGGAGCGTGCTTTTGCCCGCTTCATTGGGTCCGTAGACGATGACAAGCGGCGCATCCAAATCCAGACTTCGGTTATACAGCTGGCCGAACCCGTCAATATGCGTCTCGATCCATCTCATGTGCGAAGCCCTCCCCTTTCGTTATGCTTCATGCTCCATTCACCCTTCGCGGCGACTGCTGCCCCCTTGCACGATCATACCGAGCGCAAGCTCCCTGGCTTCTTGCAGCCACTCGGCCGGGGGGCGCTCCCATTTCTCCCGGCCGATGCGGCCGAGCTTGGGGTGCAGTCTGGCGTCCTCCAGCGCTGCTGAAGCGAAGGCCCGCCAATCCCCCTCCGATGACAGCAGCCGTTCGCTTAGCCGCAGCAGCTCACCCGCGAAGCTGTCCTCGCCCGCGAGCGTATCCCAGTCGATAACAGCCCCCGTCTCGGCCGTCAGGGCGTAGCAATATAGCCATGGAGCCCCGGGCATGGGCTCTTCTTCCGCCTGCAGCTCCTCCAGCAGGGCCGCTAACGTTGCTTGCTGTGCGGTTGTCCGATATAGCGAACCTCTTCCGATCAGCTTCAGCCGAAGCATGACCGCTCTGCCATGCTGCTCCTCCCTTACCGCAGCGGCGGCCTGGCGGAGCTCCCTGAGCAGCTCCTGCTCTGTCGTGTGCCCTTCAATAGAGACAGACCTCTCGGTCCAGCGAACGCTGTCCAGCGGAACAAATTGCAGCTCTGTTCGGCCCTCCTCCGACACCTCGACAAGAAAGCAGCCCTTGGGTCCCGTTTCCTTGGGATTTCTTCCCTGAATATTGCCGGGATACACAATATGAGGATACTCGTGCAGCACCCCTCGCTTATGGATGTGACCAAGCGCCCAATAATGGAAGCCGCTTGCGGCCAGCTCCTGAACGGTGCATGGCGCGTAAGGGTCATGTCCGGCGTCGCCCCCCGCGTGGCCATGAAGCAGCGCGATATGATAAGGGGCGCCTGCAAGGGGCCGATAATGGGCTGCCATATTTCTCATTTCGGCTCTCTGGCCGTAGGACATGCCGTATATATGCGCCGCCAGTTCCCCGGTTCGGCTGAACGCCGGCTGACAGTCTACCTGACCGGCTCCAAAAATATGTACGTTAGACGGCAGGTCCAGCTGCGCCCGGTCCCCGCCTAGATGGTCATGATTGCCGTGAATGGCGTATACCGCCACTCCCGCCTCCCGAAGCCGCTCCCACTCTCTGACCAGAGCAAGCTGAGCTCGCAGGGAACGATCCGCCGAATCATAAAGATCGCCGGCTATAACGATAAAATCGACCCTCTCCTCGATCGCCGCCTCCGTGAGCCTTCTGACAGCTTCGAACGTAGATGCCTCAAGCTGCTCCCTCACAGCCTCCGGCGCCTTGGACAGCCCTCTGAAGGGACTGTCCAAATGCAAATCGGCCGCATGCAGGAATCGAAATGAAATGCCCAGAGCGCACACCTCCTATCCCTCATTCGTTATTGTGCCATGTATAGCACCAAGCCGCTGCTATTCCGGCAGCGGCTTGGCTTTCACTTCCATATAAACCTTCTTCATCTGCGAGATAACTCGCTGCAGCGAATACACCTTCTTCGCTTTATCCCATGCCGACCGCGCGAGGTTATAACGATAATGAGGGTCCGATACAACCTTCTCCAGCGCGTCAGCGAGCGCCTGCGCGTCTTCCGGCGGCACCAGCAGCCCGTTCACCCCGTCCTCGATCTGCTCCGCAATGCCGCCGACATTTGTCCCGACCAAGGCAAGCCAGCAGAGCGCAGCCTCCGCGAATACCGAGCCGAACGCCTCCGCCCGCGATGGCAGCACAAACACGTCGAAGAACGGCATAAACTCTTCAGGATGAAGCATATAGCCATAAAATATAATGTCATCGTACAAGTCCAGCTCCTGGGCCAGCTCCTCCAGCTCCTTGCGGATGGGACCATCCCCGATGATATGGAGCACGAACGGACAACCTCTGCGCTTCAGCTCAGCGCATGCGTGCAGCAAGATATCCAATCCCTTGGCGGGCACCAGCCTGCAGACCGTAATCAGCTGAGTGACCTCGTTCTCATGGGATATCGGCTTGAAGCGCTTCTCGTCGAAGCCATTGGGAATAACCTTAATGGCATTGGGGTCATCGATATAAGGCGCAAGATAATGGCGGAACGACTCCGACACCGTCATCAGCTTGTCGGTACGATGCTCCAGCTCGCGATAGATCGAAGTTAGAAACTTATGCTCTGGTCCGCCCTCCTGGATTCTTCCGTTCAGAATCAGCTCCCGCTCATAGCTGGAATGGACCGTCATAACGACCGGCGTGTTCGGGAACAGCTCCTTCATGACCAGGGCGGCGATGGGATGATGCGCATGAATGATGTCGTAAGACTTCCCTATACGCATGCGCGTCCACCAGACGTAGTCGCGATAGGTTTGAATGTACTTGTCTACCAGCGCGTTGCCCTTGAATTCGGTATAATCAAATGTATGGAAGACGACCTCTTCCTGGCCTTTGTTCCGGACCCGCTTCGGCAGGGAGAACAGCTCCATGCCCCAGCCCAGCTTGTGGAACCGCTCCTGGATATACGGAACCATGGAGGAGACGCCTCCCGGCTGCTCCGGCGGAAAAAACAAAGCTTGCAATATATTCATAGGTCCAGCTCCTGAAAGGTTTCTAAAGCGGTGTTCGCTTCGAATGTAAAAGGATAACTTTAGACTACCTATTCTCCAATAATATGATATGATAGAACATATGTTTCTGTAAAGGTTGAATCATTCTGCACATACTGGTGGTTGAGATATGTCAATTATGCTTGGAATCAGCAGTCCTGTCGGACAGTGGCTGTCATCCGCATCGGTTATCGTCATCTTAATGTTAATGCTGTTCATGTCAGTCAAGCTGCACGCCAGCTACCGCAGCAAGAGCACCTACCGGCTGCTTATTACCGCCATCTCGCTTGCCGCCGTTAGGCAGCTGGCGCTTATCGCGGTCTCGGCCTCCGGCTTGGGGACGCTTGCGTATGTTCAGCTTGCGGCCGACATGCTGCATATCCTTTCTTTTATCATTATAAACTTTGTGTTCATGAAATTATATACCTATCCCACCGCGCAGCTTCGGCTCCTTCCGTTCACCGTCATGTCCTTGCTGACGCTGGTTGCCGCCATTGTGCAAGTTACCGTGGATCCCGGCGGCGGCTCGGAGCTCGCGCTGAATGCTGCGGCGTTCCCGTTGCTGGACGTCTACGCCATCGTGGTTACTCTTATTATATTAATCGCCACGCGGTCGGCTGACATGAATAACAAATTTTATGGAAGCCTGATTGTCGTATTTATCTATGAATGCGCACGCGCCGCCGACACCTACGTCTTCCTGGGCTCGCCCTCCTGGTTCAAGGTGCTGACGACACTGCTGCCTGTCGTGTATTACACACTGCTGTTCATGCTGCTGTTCGAGTGGGTCATCGACCGTCTGATGTCCACCTATCAGTCGTCGATCGTAGACGGGCTGACCGGCCTCTACAACCGCCGCCACTTCCAGTCCAAGGCGGAGGCGCTGCTGGCCCGCGGCAAGAAGACTGCCATCATCTTCTGCGACATAGATAATTTCAAGAAGCTGAACGATACGCACGGCCATCACAAAGCGGATGGCGTCCTCAAGCAGGTCGCCGATATTATCAGCGAGGAGAGCAGAGGCATCGGAGCCGCGGGCCGTTATGGCGGCGAGGAGCTTCTGGCCTGCATCTCTACCGAGCGCGTTAAGCCCGAGATCGTAGCGGAATCTATACGGCGCCGCGTTGAGGCGGAGACGATCGTGACCATCAGCGTTGGCTTCAGCACCAACAAGGAAAGCGCCAGCGTGCAAGAGCTGGTGAAGCTTGCGGATGAAGCCATGTATTACTCCAAGACCAATGGCAAAAACCGCGTCACCGCCTACAGGTCCATCCCTGCCTCAATGAGAGGCATGGGATGAGACAGCCTGATCACTGATGGGGAAGCCAGCCCACTGCCGGCTTCCCCAACTGCTTTTTGGGGGCCATGTCAGACCTCAAGCTCCCCTCGAAGCACAGTAACCGCCTGTCCCGACAGCAGCACCCTTTTATCCATTAGCTTCATTCCGACAACGCCTCCTCTTGGCGAAGCCTGGAAGCCGGTTAAATCCGCTTTACGCAGTCGTTTCGCCCAATAGGGGGCCAGCGCGCAATGCGCCGAGCCCGTCACGGGATCCTCTGCTATGCCACAGCCTCAGCTTCAATACCTATCATCCTTTCTTACCTGCTCGTCCAAAAAAAGAAAAAGAACCTGCTTCCGCAAGCTCTTTGCGATATTAGTCCTTCAAAGGAATCAGCAGCGCAACCGGCTCTTCCTCCCAGTGCTGTTCATCAATATAAAACAGCTCCAGCGAAACCGCCTGATCATGCTTCTGAAGCTTCTCCTCATTCATCCAGGCATGCAGCTGCTCATAACCTTCGCCAATCCGTTTGTTCGAGCACGCCACCATCGCGTAGCGATGAGCTGGAATCGTTATACGTACCATACCGGGAGGAAGCTCCTCCATATGCTGCACTTCATAACATGCCCAATAGGTCGCGAACGCTTCATTGCCGTAATAGGGACTATACAGCACCGTCGACTTGATCGCGTCGTTAAACTCATGCTTGCGTGCCAGAAACTCCGTCTGGAGACGGATGGCTTCATCCGGGAAGGATGAATACGGTCCGCAATAATGAATGCCTACAAGCTGTAACGCCGGTTTGGAGATGATTGAGCAATTTTCCACGCTGTCTTCCTCCTTAACGTATTGTTGGACAATGACAATCGGTTAACGTCCACTTCCTCGTCTGACTTCAGGCTTTAGCGTTCGGATGAGCCTACTCAACCTTTAGTGTAGCACGAATTCCAGCTATTAGGATACTAGCTCATGTAAAAATTCCATGTTGATGAAGACCAAATGCTGCCCTGTTATTCGCTGTCCAGCCTCTTCATAAAGTCCTCAAGCGCGCTGTACCCCTGCTGCTTCAAATACCAGTTATTCGCCGCCGCCTCGATTAATCCGGCAACGTCTCGGCCAGGCTGCAGCTGAATTTCGATATGCGGTATGGACACACCCATATATTCCACATAGGTTGGCTCCAGCTCCAGCTCGTTGTTCAGGTCATTGTCACGCCATTTGGTCAGCTCGATATCCAGCGTTATACGCGTCTCGTCCTGGAACGCCTTCCTTCCATAGAGACGCACAACGTTCACAAGACCAACACTGCGGAGCGCCAGAAATTCCTTTGTTTTTTCGTTATGGCTGCCCAGCAGCGTTTGGGGGCTCAGCTTCTTGATCACAACGATGTCGTCCGCCACAAGACGATGCCCTCGGCGGATCAACGTATGGGCCGTCTCGCTTTTGCCTACGCCCGACTTGCCCCTGAGCAGGATACCGATGCCCGATACATTTAAGCATA
This genomic window contains:
- a CDS encoding xanthine phosphoribosyltransferase; the encoded protein is MEKLKQRILEQSSVLSSDVLRMDAIINHQVDPSLTMEMGHEFANRFAESGITKVITIESSGIPAAFATAYVLGVPLVFARRKKTLIADPDVYIERVPSFTKGMVTDIMVSKEFLSSEDKLLFIDDIIANGDAARGLIKIIEKSGATLAGMGIVVEKSFQAGGKTLREQGIKVESLVKIASLDNGNIRFE
- a CDS encoding AAA family ATPase encodes the protein MRWIETHIDGFGQLYNRSLDLDAPLVIVYGPNEAGKSTLLGYFRAMLYGFARRSSPAERAEPVRGGRHGGRLAFQTSAGERYMLLRYADAAGGRPMLRPLGGHEGLAADAALKETALEQRQLEHDMLGHIHEKLYRSLFAISLTELHEIGMLSGEELGRHLYQAGWEGGAGIAAAEKELHKELDELFRPRSASRKLNTGIKALEQNEAEWRRLSDDIGRFNELRRQEADTEQALGEVAGRLPAVQARLRAARRALSARPAWLRKRQLEAERGRLSYTEGLSPGAERTWEELQRSREDARRRAEELRMELQLLARQGEGLTFDQDILARSDGLRALLQRADWFRTLNGELTEWRSQLLALDESIGVLVGGISPEWTEKRLRQMSMTIAERDYVRVAMDRLEACRRSEERIGMELDGLRAQERELTDRQLEAERLAKRGADRFKRSGEGRFGVFPDSKLALTSAWHGFEEALRVWEVEEAGAKTRNGEKRPFRGMSMSMGGSMLGGAGILLGIPSALGLFGDYGAMGAMAAVALTGGAVGLLFGSWMRGRKAARGMNPGKERRFSRSSPHEGAAESALLHAIGELAKPAAPSDMKLWLSRMGGAGLRSAMRVEVQERLDAIAERDQAMQAQWDAEARLRRHLDHMESRGAAAEQLRQEQDRELGRWRAWLDEQGLPLEMTPAATLETFDLAEKALERLSQWDRLAAKAEAAEQACADYGREAATLCAGYREAELRLKEDAVSALHILHAEVSRHQQVSDNQRQLAVKRTACIERLTGLEAELQDIESRIGSVLDRFGAAQEADYIQALADRSLLDQLDNERVRLEVELSAGLMPDELKGVSELLEKTDEQELSELLESLKAQEAKLMHDQRELLERKGELKGALEGMTQAEERASLLTKREMLRTELDADLERYAVLTIAKALIQQTKRVYEEERQPVVLRHASSYFARLTEGRYIRVNAVSAREGLTVEDRGRVVLDSGMLSRGTAEQLYLAMRLALAKEASKDVLLPLLLDDLFVNFDASRRKAAVSLLAELSAERQILFFTCHPETRDLLLTAVPEAKLISLEPHTPLQGSEREAPLESMA
- a CDS encoding DNA repair exonuclease, whose translation is MCALGISFRFLHAADLHLDSPFRGLSKAPEAVREQLEASTFEAVRRLTEAAIEERVDFIVIAGDLYDSADRSLRAQLALVREWERLREAGVAVYAIHGNHDHLGGDRAQLDLPSNVHIFGAGQVDCQPAFSRTGELAAHIYGMSYGQRAEMRNMAAHYRPLAGAPYHIALLHGHAGGDAGHDPYAPCTVQELAASGFHYWALGHIHKRGVLHEYPHIVYPGNIQGRNPKETGPKGCFLVEVSEEGRTELQFVPLDSVRWTERSVSIEGHTTEQELLRELRQAAAAVREEQHGRAVMLRLKLIGRGSLYRTTAQQATLAALLEELQAEEEPMPGAPWLYCYALTAETGAVIDWDTLAGEDSFAGELLRLSERLLSSEGDWRAFASAALEDARLHPKLGRIGREKWERPPAEWLQEARELALGMIVQGGSSRREG
- a CDS encoding glycosyltransferase family 4 protein, coding for MNILQALFFPPEQPGGVSSMVPYIQERFHKLGWGMELFSLPKRVRNKGQEEVVFHTFDYTEFKGNALVDKYIQTYRDYVWWTRMRIGKSYDIIHAHHPIAALVMKELFPNTPVVMTVHSSYERELILNGRIQEGGPEHKFLTSIYRELEHRTDKLMTVSESFRHYLAPYIDDPNAIKVIPNGFDEKRFKPISHENEVTQLITVCRLVPAKGLDILLHACAELKRRGCPFVLHIIGDGPIRKELEELAQELDLYDDIIFYGYMLHPEEFMPFFDVFVLPSRAEAFGSVFAEAALCWLALVGTNVGGIAEQIEDGVNGLLVPPEDAQALADALEKVVSDPHYRYNLARSAWDKAKKVYSLQRVISQMKKVYMEVKAKPLPE
- a CDS encoding GGDEF domain-containing protein; translation: MSIMLGISSPVGQWLSSASVIVILMLMLFMSVKLHASYRSKSTYRLLITAISLAAVRQLALIAVSASGLGTLAYVQLAADMLHILSFIIINFVFMKLYTYPTAQLRLLPFTVMSLLTLVAAIVQVTVDPGGGSELALNAAAFPLLDVYAIVVTLIILIATRSADMNNKFYGSLIVVFIYECARAADTYVFLGSPSWFKVLTTLLPVVYYTLLFMLLFEWVIDRLMSTYQSSIVDGLTGLYNRRHFQSKAEALLARGKKTAIIFCDIDNFKKLNDTHGHHKADGVLKQVADIISEESRGIGAAGRYGGEELLACISTERVKPEIVAESIRRRVEAETIVTISVGFSTNKESASVQELVKLADEAMYYSKTNGKNRVTAYRSIPASMRGMG
- a CDS encoding PhzF family phenazine biosynthesis protein, producing the protein MAEDPVTGSAHCALAPYWAKRLRKADLTGFQASPRGGVVGMKLMDKRVLLSGQAVTVLRGELEV
- a CDS encoding GyrI-like domain-containing protein — protein: MENCSIISKPALQLVGIHYCGPYSSFPDEAIRLQTEFLARKHEFNDAIKSTVLYSPYYGNEAFATYWACYEVQHMEELPPGMVRITIPAHRYAMVACSNKRIGEGYEQLHAWMNEEKLQKHDQAVSLELFYIDEQHWEEEPVALLIPLKD
- the hprK gene encoding HPr(Ser) kinase/phosphatase, whose protein sequence is MKSITVQEVVDRFRLEVLAGESRLTRTITKGKAYRPGLEFVGYFDYFPQEHVQVLGKKEITYLHRLTEEERNHHIGNIVSYHPPCFIVTRAQDGLKYLTKYCEEEGIPLLRTAESTTPFLGMLDAYLTKALAPEIAVHGVCLNVSGIGILLRGKSGVGKSETAHTLIRRGHRLVADDIVVIKKLSPQTLLGSHNEKTKEFLALRSVGLVNVVRLYGRKAFQDETRITLDIELTKWRDNDLNNELELEPTYVEYMGVSIPHIEIQLQPGRDVAGLIEAAANNWYLKQQGYSALEDFMKRLDSE